One Nocardia farcinica genomic region harbors:
- a CDS encoding sucrase ferredoxin → MTGVAGMPCSAAAVDVPLAGTATRVDGWLCVEHPGAWGRDVLGDQVLGPRISTELAARTAAARVRPTLIRRPGRTEFTGARTVLLAASRPQDSWCERLLIDDLDQLLDIDLGLLAGPPPGLGEPVADPPVLVCAHGKRDRCCALLGRPIAASLAAAFPGRVWECSHTGGHRFAPAMVLLPAGLTYGRVDADTAVAAVRAADRGAVSLPGLRGRSCYPPVEQVAELAVRERIVAGLDDLTVAPADPGTAEVAHRDGRRWVVRTRTVGLAPRQASCGAAAKPVTAVVADTVEEADGPHRPQ, encoded by the coding sequence ATGACCGGCGTCGCGGGCATGCCGTGCTCGGCGGCCGCCGTGGACGTGCCGCTGGCGGGCACCGCCACCCGGGTCGACGGCTGGCTCTGTGTCGAACACCCCGGCGCGTGGGGCCGCGACGTGCTCGGCGACCAGGTGCTCGGCCCGCGGATCAGCACCGAACTCGCCGCCCGCACCGCCGCCGCGCGCGTGCGCCCCACCCTGATCCGCAGACCGGGTCGCACCGAGTTCACCGGCGCCCGCACCGTGCTGCTGGCGGCCTCGCGCCCGCAGGACTCCTGGTGCGAGCGGCTGCTGATCGACGACCTGGACCAGCTGCTCGACATCGATCTCGGCCTGCTCGCCGGGCCGCCGCCCGGCCTCGGCGAACCGGTCGCCGACCCGCCGGTGCTGGTGTGCGCGCACGGCAAACGAGACCGGTGCTGCGCCCTGCTCGGGCGCCCGATCGCCGCGAGCCTGGCCGCCGCGTTTCCGGGCCGGGTGTGGGAGTGCTCGCACACCGGCGGGCACCGGTTCGCGCCCGCGATGGTGCTGCTGCCCGCCGGGCTGACCTACGGCCGGGTGGACGCCGACACCGCGGTCGCCGCCGTGCGCGCCGCCGACCGCGGGGCCGTCTCGCTGCCGGGTCTGCGCGGCCGCAGCTGCTACCCGCCCGTCGAGCAGGTCGCCGAACTCGCGGTGCGGGAACGGATCGTCGCGGGTCTCGATGACCTCACCGTCGCGCCCGCCGACCCGGGCACCGCCGAGGTGGCGCACCGCGACGGCCGCCGCTGGGTGGTGCGCACCCGGACGGTGGGACTCGCGCCGCGCCAGGCCAGTTGCGGTGCCGCGGCCAAACCGGTCACCGCCGTCGTCGCCGACACCGTCGAGGAGGCGGACGGGCCGCACCGACCGCAGTGA
- a CDS encoding alpha/beta fold hydrolase: MNSTFAHLSSHGVRIAYRDSGPADGVPVLLVHGMGGDGHTWDRFARRLLRDGRRVIVPDLRGHGRSSRAATYGFDEFGADLLRLCEHLGLDGVDLVGHSLGGYAVSCVAQERPTLVRKLVIEECPLPLRSGDEELSLTRRFPTVPELWHAASSLVRHPRAVWAFDRSMTRVALEQFRKPNPQWWERLSEITAPTLVLRGGPGGMVDPEKLAVLTAAVADCTVTAFTCGHSIHRDRYREFEAAVLPFLTA, encoded by the coding sequence GTGAACTCGACGTTTGCCCACCTGTCGTCCCACGGCGTGCGCATCGCCTACCGCGACTCGGGTCCGGCCGACGGCGTGCCCGTGCTGCTGGTGCACGGCATGGGCGGCGACGGCCACACCTGGGACCGGTTCGCGCGCCGCCTGCTGCGCGACGGCCGCCGGGTGATCGTGCCCGATCTGCGCGGCCACGGCCGCAGCTCCCGGGCCGCCACCTACGGATTCGACGAGTTCGGCGCCGACCTGCTCCGCCTGTGCGAGCACCTCGGGCTCGACGGTGTCGACCTGGTCGGTCATTCGCTGGGCGGCTACGCCGTCTCCTGCGTCGCGCAGGAGCGGCCCACGCTGGTGCGCAAGCTGGTGATCGAGGAATGCCCGCTGCCGCTGCGGTCCGGCGACGAGGAACTGAGCCTGACCCGCCGTTTCCCCACCGTGCCCGAACTGTGGCACGCCGCCTCCAGCCTGGTGCGGCATCCGCGCGCGGTGTGGGCCTTCGACCGGTCGATGACCCGCGTCGCCCTCGAACAGTTCCGCAAGCCGAACCCGCAGTGGTGGGAGCGGCTGAGCGAGATCACCGCGCCCACCCTGGTGCTGCGCGGTGGACCCGGCGGCATGGTGGACCCGGAGAAGCTGGCGGTCCTGACCGCGGCCGTGGCCGACTGCACGGTCACCGCCTTCACCTGCGGTCACAGCATCCACCGCGACCGCTACCGGGAGTTCGAGGCGGCTGTGTTGCCGTTCCTGACGGCATGA
- a CDS encoding DNA polymerase Y family protein, which translates to MTPAAARASRVLAVWCRDWPAVAAAAVAEVPPTRPVAVLSANRVTACSATARVAGVRRGLRRREAQARCPELHLAQADPDRDARLFEPVVAAVDATVPGVEVLRPGLLVLGARGAARFFGSEEAAAERLVDAVAAVGVEAQVGIADEVFTAVIAARHGAVVAPGAGADFLAPLPVAELAVEPSLAAPERADLVDLLHRLGLRRVGDFAALRPAEVGSRFGADAVLAHRSARALPERPPSARRPAPDLVVEHRCDPPIDRVDAAAFAGRLLATELHGALAAASLACTRLAVHAETEAGEQLSRTWRCAQPLTPADTADRVRWQLDGWLTRGDRPSAPVTLLRLEPVEVVRAGALQLGLWGGVGEEDERARRALVRVQGLLGGEAVRVGVLSGGRGPAERVTLVVLGDERVPAADPDQPWPGRLPEPAPAVLLTPRPQVRLLAADGAPVEITPRGLFTADPVHLHWESRSWRLTGWAGPWPVDEHWWAPGGSAALAARAQVRITDSQDRVLLLGYRDGVWEAEGVYG; encoded by the coding sequence GTGACCCCGGCCGCGGCGCGGGCGAGCCGGGTGCTGGCGGTGTGGTGCCGGGACTGGCCCGCGGTCGCCGCGGCGGCGGTGGCGGAGGTGCCGCCCACCCGGCCGGTGGCGGTGCTGTCGGCCAACCGCGTCACGGCGTGCTCGGCGACCGCGCGGGTCGCGGGGGTGCGCCGCGGCCTGCGCCGCCGGGAGGCGCAGGCGCGCTGCCCCGAGCTGCATCTGGCGCAGGCCGATCCGGACCGCGACGCGCGGCTGTTCGAGCCGGTGGTCGCCGCGGTCGACGCGACCGTGCCCGGCGTGGAGGTGCTGCGCCCCGGGCTGCTCGTGCTCGGGGCCCGCGGCGCGGCCCGGTTCTTCGGCTCGGAGGAGGCCGCCGCCGAACGGCTCGTCGACGCGGTCGCCGCGGTCGGCGTCGAGGCGCAGGTCGGCATCGCCGACGAGGTGTTCACCGCGGTGATCGCGGCCAGGCACGGCGCCGTCGTCGCACCCGGCGCGGGGGCGGATTTCCTCGCGCCGCTGCCGGTGGCCGAGCTGGCCGTCGAGCCGAGCCTGGCCGCGCCCGAACGCGCCGACCTGGTCGATCTGCTGCACCGGCTCGGCCTGCGCCGGGTGGGCGACTTCGCGGCGCTGCGCCCGGCCGAAGTGGGCTCGCGTTTCGGCGCCGATGCCGTGCTGGCGCACCGCAGCGCGCGTGCCCTCCCGGAACGGCCGCCCTCGGCGCGCAGGCCCGCGCCCGACCTGGTCGTCGAGCATCGCTGCGATCCGCCGATCGACCGGGTGGACGCGGCCGCCTTCGCGGGCAGGCTGCTCGCCACCGAGTTGCACGGCGCGCTGGCGGCGGCGTCGCTGGCCTGCACCCGGCTCGCCGTGCACGCCGAAACCGAAGCGGGCGAACAGCTCTCGCGCACCTGGCGGTGCGCGCAGCCGCTGACCCCGGCCGACACCGCCGACCGGGTGCGCTGGCAGCTCGACGGCTGGCTGACCCGCGGCGACCGCCCGAGCGCGCCCGTCACGCTGCTGCGCCTGGAACCGGTGGAGGTGGTGCGCGCGGGTGCGTTGCAGCTGGGGCTGTGGGGCGGGGTCGGCGAGGAGGACGAGCGGGCGCGGCGCGCCCTGGTCCGGGTGCAGGGGCTGCTCGGCGGTGAGGCGGTCCGGGTCGGGGTGCTCAGTGGCGGGCGCGGGCCCGCCGAACGTGTCACCCTGGTGGTGCTCGGTGACGAACGCGTGCCCGCGGCCGATCCCGACCAACCGTGGCCGGGCCGGCTGCCCGAGCCCGCGCCCGCGGTCCTGCTGACACCCCGCCCGCAGGTGCGGTTGCTCGCCGCCGACGGCGCACCCGTGGAGATCACCCCGCGCGGGCTGTTCACCGCCGACCCGGTCCACCTGCACTGGGAGTCGCGCAGCTGGCGGTTGACCGGGTGGGCCGGGCCGTGGCCGGTGGACGAGCACTGGTGGGCGCCCGGCGGTTCGGCGGCGCTCGCCGCTCGCGCCCAGGTCCGCATCACCGACTCCCAGGACCGGGTGCTGCTGCTCGGCTACCGGGACGGGGTCTGGGAGGCCGAAGGGGTGTACGGCTAG
- a CDS encoding serine/threonine-protein kinase, producing MIDRARPIVGPDYLVAGRYRLQSKLGGGGMGAVWLAHDRLLDRDVAIKQVLSTAGLPEAEAARIREQIMHEGRVAAKLSHEHAIAVYDVVLEAGEPWLVMEHLPSRSVARALGLVDTLPVLEVAQIGAQVADALAAAHAVGIVHRDIKPGNILVADRGPRVGFAKLSDFGISRGAGETSDEPDGIITGTPAYLPPEVARGAQPTAASDVFSLGATLYTAIEGQPPFGMDDDSDAVVQRAAMAQIIPPSRSGVLTDALLHMMEPAPQRRPTMAEARDEILTAAFGPGTASYILGAPVRTEDGTIPSWATRNGAIGLRSPHSAPLPRPHRGASAANTPAAQRARVAAPRQTNAALAVTIGLLIGLIIIIGVIVVAM from the coding sequence ATGATCGATCGCGCCCGTCCCATCGTCGGCCCCGACTATCTGGTCGCGGGTCGCTACCGCCTGCAGTCGAAGCTGGGCGGCGGCGGCATGGGCGCGGTGTGGCTGGCGCACGACCGGTTGCTCGATCGCGACGTGGCCATCAAACAGGTGCTCTCCACCGCCGGGCTGCCCGAGGCGGAGGCCGCCAGGATCCGCGAGCAGATCATGCACGAGGGCCGGGTCGCGGCCAAGCTCTCGCACGAGCACGCCATCGCCGTCTACGACGTGGTGCTCGAGGCGGGCGAGCCCTGGCTGGTGATGGAGCATCTGCCCTCACGCAGCGTCGCGCGTGCGCTCGGCCTGGTCGACACGCTGCCGGTGCTCGAGGTGGCCCAGATCGGCGCCCAGGTGGCCGACGCGCTCGCGGCCGCGCACGCGGTGGGCATCGTGCACCGCGACATCAAGCCCGGCAACATCCTCGTCGCCGACCGCGGGCCCCGGGTCGGCTTCGCCAAGCTCAGCGACTTCGGCATCTCCCGCGGCGCGGGCGAGACATCCGACGAGCCGGACGGCATCATCACCGGCACCCCCGCCTACCTGCCGCCCGAGGTGGCCCGCGGCGCGCAGCCCACCGCGGCCAGCGACGTGTTCTCCCTCGGCGCCACCCTCTACACCGCGATCGAGGGCCAGCCGCCGTTCGGCATGGACGACGACAGCGACGCCGTCGTACAGCGGGCCGCGATGGCCCAGATCATCCCGCCCTCGCGCAGCGGCGTGCTCACCGACGCGCTGCTGCACATGATGGAGCCCGCCCCGCAGCGCAGGCCGACGATGGCCGAGGCGCGCGACGAAATCCTCACCGCCGCATTCGGTCCCGGCACCGCCTCCTACATCCTCGGCGCGCCGGTACGCACCGAGGACGGCACCATCCCGTCCTGGGCGACCCGCAACGGAGCCATCGGCCTGCGCAGCCCGCACTCGGCCCCGCTCCCCCGCCCGCATCGCGGCGCGTCGGCGGCGAACACGCCCGCCGCCCAGCGAGCCAGGGTGGCCGCGCCGCGGCAGACCAACGCCGCGCTGGCGGTGACCATCGGGCTGCTGATCGGGTTGATCATCATCATCGGCGTCATCGTCGTGGCGATGTAG
- a CDS encoding response regulator — translation MRVFLVDDHAVFRSGVRAELSREADLEVVGEAGGVAEAIAGIKATEPDVVLLDVHMPDGGGVAVLSGIEDGPVCLALSVSDAAEDVIAVIRAGARGYVTKTISGAELADGIRRVAGGDAVFSPRLAGFVLDSFTGRSPVPEPPLDPELDSLTPRELEVLRLLARGYTYREIAETLFISVKTVETHASNVLRKTQQSNRNALTRWAHRRRID, via the coding sequence GTGCGGGTCTTTCTCGTCGACGATCACGCGGTGTTCCGCTCGGGGGTACGGGCGGAGCTGAGCAGGGAGGCCGATCTGGAGGTGGTCGGCGAGGCGGGCGGTGTCGCCGAGGCGATCGCCGGGATCAAGGCGACCGAGCCCGACGTGGTGCTGCTGGACGTGCACATGCCCGACGGCGGCGGTGTCGCGGTGCTCTCCGGTATCGAGGACGGGCCGGTGTGCCTGGCGCTGAGCGTCTCCGATGCCGCCGAGGACGTCATCGCGGTGATCCGGGCCGGCGCGCGCGGCTACGTCACCAAGACGATCTCCGGCGCCGAACTGGCCGATGGCATCCGCCGGGTGGCCGGCGGCGACGCGGTGTTCAGCCCGCGACTGGCCGGTTTCGTGCTCGATTCGTTCACCGGCCGCTCGCCGGTGCCCGAGCCGCCGCTCGACCCGGAACTGGATTCGCTCACCCCGCGCGAACTCGAGGTGCTGCGCCTGCTGGCCCGCGGCTACACCTATCGCGAGATCGCCGAGACCCTGTTCATCTCGGTGAAGACCGTCGAGACGCACGCCTCCAATGTGCTGCGCAAGACCCAGCAGTCCAATCGCAACGCGCTGACCCGCTGGGCACACCGCCGCCGCATCGACTGA
- a CDS encoding ATP-binding protein yields MPRGFGPAPVLALGQTPRLRLVRRSGGRIVGGVAGGLADHLGLDVFKVRMAFVLLSALAGAGIIAYGMLWVFTPGGVDTAEPSGTERRQAIGLAMLGLGLAIAVSWAMNATVAAKVIVPIVVVAVGAALVWREYDTDGPRSLLGLPARPSVVTWARIVTGATLVVLGLGVLVLARIDLGSLGSALIAVVVTLAGAGLLTVPLWLRMMGALNAERAARIRNEEREEIASHLHDSVLQTLALIQRQADDPHEVMRLARSQERELRRWLFDDSGPAHSSLAAALRTIAGEVEDQHGVKVTPVTVGDVTMDVDDSGFGLPKEHFTALLGAAREAMVNAAKHAGVPTVDLFAEVEPHQVSVFVRDRGAGFDPAAVPQDRQGLAKSIRGRIERRGGRVEILSTPGRGTEVRIHMPRSDAAGLDCAGEPDEDATERTREPAGRAD; encoded by the coding sequence ATGCCCCGCGGGTTCGGGCCCGCCCCGGTGCTGGCGCTCGGGCAGACGCCCCGGTTGCGGCTGGTGCGCCGGTCCGGCGGGCGGATCGTCGGCGGTGTCGCCGGCGGTCTGGCCGATCATCTCGGTCTCGACGTGTTCAAGGTGCGGATGGCTTTCGTGCTGCTGTCCGCGCTGGCCGGGGCGGGCATCATCGCCTACGGCATGCTGTGGGTGTTCACCCCGGGCGGCGTCGACACCGCCGAGCCGTCGGGCACCGAGCGGCGGCAGGCGATCGGCCTGGCGATGCTCGGGCTCGGGCTGGCGATCGCGGTCTCCTGGGCGATGAACGCGACCGTGGCGGCGAAGGTGATCGTGCCGATCGTGGTGGTCGCGGTCGGCGCGGCGCTGGTGTGGCGCGAATACGACACCGACGGGCCGCGGTCGCTGCTCGGACTGCCCGCACGGCCGTCGGTGGTGACCTGGGCCCGCATCGTCACCGGCGCGACCCTGGTGGTGCTCGGGCTCGGCGTGCTGGTGCTGGCCAGGATCGACCTCGGTTCGCTCGGCTCGGCGCTGATCGCGGTGGTGGTGACGCTGGCGGGCGCCGGTCTGCTGACCGTGCCGCTGTGGCTGCGCATGATGGGCGCGCTGAACGCCGAACGCGCCGCCCGCATCCGCAACGAGGAGCGCGAGGAGATCGCCTCGCACCTGCACGACTCGGTGTTGCAGACGCTCGCGCTGATCCAGCGCCAGGCCGACGATCCGCACGAGGTGATGCGCCTGGCCCGTAGCCAGGAACGTGAACTGCGCCGCTGGCTCTTCGACGACTCCGGTCCCGCGCATTCCAGCCTGGCCGCCGCGCTGCGCACCATCGCGGGTGAGGTGGAGGACCAGCACGGCGTGAAGGTCACCCCGGTGACCGTGGGCGATGTGACGATGGACGTCGACGATTCCGGTTTCGGCCTGCCCAAGGAGCATTTCACCGCCCTGCTCGGCGCGGCCCGCGAGGCGATGGTGAACGCCGCCAAGCACGCCGGGGTGCCGACCGTCGACCTGTTCGCCGAGGTGGAACCGCATCAGGTGAGCGTGTTCGTGCGCGACCGCGGCGCCGGATTCGATCCGGCGGCCGTGCCGCAGGACCGGCAGGGCCTGGCCAAATCGATCCGCGGGCGGATCGAGCGGCGCGGCGGCCGGGTCGAGATCCTGTCCACGCCCGGCCGGGGCACCGAGGTGCGGATCCACATGCCGCGCAGCGACGCCGCCGGGCTGGACTGCGCGGGGGAGCCGGACGAGGACGCGACCGAGCGGACGCGCGAGCCCGCGGGCCGGGCCGACTGA
- a CDS encoding PspC domain-containing protein translates to MTRTTFGDQLQQMWQTRPVRLPRQGPIAGVAAGFGQRYNVDPVLIRVAFVVSSMFGGAGIVLYLFAWLMLSEAGERSSPAESLFGKGHSSQSQTKTVVLIVALAIAVTTVGPIGVGLAGSGMISLALMLAGWWMLFMRCPQPPPGTSLWDAGYPGGTATGYPGTAFPTGPMRTTGGFPMAQATHTTAMYTPYTKLPDAYIPDDRADAPTVELHKRPEPAATTDAAPAASDRPAPTDTTRPTADDTVAAESGASAPPEQTTAAPAEPGPAAGSDSDETARDGATVAATSANAPSPAGTADARPTPTTLAAAPPPVLAGPVPPSWDPLGVAPLAWDLPEPTPARPVVAPPPKRPRSRLTPVVLGLAIMAAAGAGALAAAGVEWMTPGRIGAVALAVIGLGLVLGAFLRRGYGLLVVTAPLAGFVLLASLIGPIEFDRGAMGEHVWAPPTAAELRSDYRVTMGSGTLDLRSIELTENRTVNLDVQMGEARILVPAGMTVHTDCSVRMGENLCPEGITGPNTPGAPVLDLNVDVRMGSVEVQRG, encoded by the coding sequence ATGACGAGAACGACCTTCGGCGATCAGCTTCAGCAGATGTGGCAGACGCGGCCGGTACGGCTGCCGCGGCAAGGGCCGATCGCGGGCGTCGCCGCGGGTTTCGGCCAGCGCTACAACGTCGACCCGGTGCTGATCCGGGTCGCGTTCGTGGTGTCGAGCATGTTCGGCGGCGCGGGCATCGTGCTCTACCTGTTCGCCTGGCTGATGCTCAGCGAAGCGGGCGAGCGGTCCTCCCCGGCCGAATCGCTGTTCGGCAAGGGGCACAGCTCGCAGTCCCAGACCAAGACGGTCGTGCTCATCGTGGCGCTGGCCATCGCGGTCACCACCGTCGGACCGATCGGCGTCGGGCTGGCCGGTTCCGGAATGATCAGCCTCGCCTTGATGCTGGCCGGCTGGTGGATGCTGTTCATGCGCTGCCCGCAACCACCGCCGGGCACCAGCCTCTGGGACGCGGGCTACCCCGGCGGCACCGCGACCGGCTATCCGGGTACCGCCTTCCCGACCGGCCCGATGCGCACCACCGGCGGCTTCCCGATGGCGCAGGCGACGCACACCACAGCGATGTACACGCCCTACACCAAGCTGCCGGACGCCTACATCCCCGACGACCGGGCCGACGCGCCGACCGTCGAACTACACAAGCGACCGGAACCGGCAGCCACGACCGACGCGGCACCAGCGGCATCGGATCGTCCCGCACCCACCGACACGACCCGCCCGACCGCCGACGACACGGTCGCCGCCGAATCCGGCGCATCGGCGCCGCCCGAGCAGACCACCGCCGCCCCCGCCGAGCCCGGCCCGGCGGCTGGATCCGACTCGGACGAGACGGCCCGCGACGGCGCGACCGTGGCGGCCACCTCCGCGAACGCGCCGTCGCCCGCCGGGACAGCCGACGCCCGCCCCACGCCGACCACCCTCGCGGCGGCCCCGCCCCCGGTGCTCGCCGGACCGGTCCCCCCGTCCTGGGATCCGCTCGGCGTCGCCCCGCTGGCCTGGGATCTTCCCGAACCCACCCCGGCGCGCCCCGTGGTCGCGCCCCCGCCGAAACGGCCCCGCTCCCGGCTCACCCCGGTGGTGCTCGGCCTGGCCATCATGGCCGCCGCGGGCGCCGGCGCGCTGGCCGCGGCGGGCGTCGAGTGGATGACACCCGGCCGCATCGGCGCGGTGGCCCTGGCCGTGATCGGTCTCGGGCTGGTGCTGGGCGCGTTCCTGCGGCGCGGCTACGGCCTGCTCGTGGTGACCGCCCCGCTCGCCGGGTTCGTGCTGCTGGCCTCGCTGATCGGCCCGATCGAATTCGACCGCGGCGCGATGGGCGAACACGTCTGGGCGCCGCCGACCGCGGCGGAGTTGCGGTCGGACTACCGGGTGACGATGGGGTCGGGCACGCTGGACCTGCGCTCGATCGAACTCACCGAGAACCGCACGGTGAACCTCGACGTGCAGATGGGTGAGGCGCGCATCCTCGTGCCCGCCGGGATGACGGTGCACACCGACTGCTCGGTGCGGATGGGTGAGAACCTCTGCCCCGAGGGCATCACCGGCCCGAACACCCCGGGTGCGCCGGTGCTCGACCTGAACGTGGACGTGCGGATGGGCAGCGTGGAGGTGCAGCGTGGCTGA
- the guaA gene encoding glutamine-hydrolyzing GMP synthase — MAETQRPVLVVDFGAQYAQLIARRVREASVYSEVVPHTATVEEIAAKKPLAVILSGGPASVYAEGAPQLDPRLFDLNLPVFGICYGFQAMAQALGGTVAHTGTREYGRTELNIDGGVLHGGLPTIQPVWMSHGDAVTDAPEGFEVTGTTAGAPVAAFEDRARRLAGVQYHPEVLHSPHGQQVLSRFLHELAGIPASWTPSNIADVLVEQVRAQVGDGHAICGLSGGVDSAVAAALVQRAIGDRLTCVFVDHGLLRAGEREQVQQDFVASTGAKLVTVDAVDKFLGELKGVTDPEEKRKIIGREFIRSFEDAVRQIVDEQGAAEGKQPEVEFLVQGTLYPDVVESGGGTGTANIKSHHNVGGLPEDLEFELVEPLRLLFKDEVRAVGRELGLPEEIVARQPFPGPGLAIRIIGEVTADRLATLRQADAIAREELTAAGLDRQIWQCPVVLLADVRSVGVQGDGRTYGHPIVLRPVSSEDAMTADWTRLPYEVLERISTRITNEVAEVNRVVLDVTSKPPGTIEWE; from the coding sequence GTGGCAGAAACCCAGAGACCGGTCCTCGTCGTCGACTTCGGTGCCCAATACGCCCAGCTGATCGCTCGCCGGGTCCGCGAGGCGAGCGTCTACTCCGAGGTGGTTCCCCATACCGCCACGGTGGAGGAGATCGCGGCGAAGAAGCCGCTCGCGGTGATCCTGTCCGGTGGCCCGGCCAGCGTGTACGCCGAGGGCGCGCCGCAGCTGGATCCGCGGCTGTTCGACCTGAACCTGCCGGTCTTCGGCATCTGCTACGGCTTCCAGGCGATGGCGCAGGCGCTCGGCGGCACGGTGGCCCACACCGGCACCCGCGAGTACGGCCGCACCGAACTCAACATCGACGGTGGCGTGCTGCACGGCGGCCTGCCCACGATTCAGCCGGTGTGGATGAGCCACGGTGACGCGGTGACCGACGCGCCGGAGGGCTTCGAGGTGACCGGCACCACGGCGGGTGCGCCGGTCGCGGCGTTCGAGGACCGCGCGCGGCGGCTGGCCGGTGTGCAGTACCACCCCGAGGTGCTGCATTCCCCGCACGGCCAGCAGGTGCTGAGCCGGTTCCTGCACGAGCTGGCGGGTATCCCGGCGAGCTGGACACCGTCGAACATCGCCGATGTGCTGGTGGAGCAGGTGCGCGCGCAGGTCGGCGACGGCCACGCGATCTGCGGCCTGTCCGGCGGCGTGGACAGCGCGGTGGCGGCCGCCCTGGTGCAGCGCGCCATCGGCGACCGGCTGACCTGCGTGTTCGTCGATCACGGACTGCTGCGCGCGGGCGAGCGCGAGCAGGTGCAGCAGGATTTCGTCGCGTCCACCGGTGCCAAGCTGGTGACCGTCGACGCGGTGGACAAGTTCCTCGGTGAGCTGAAGGGCGTGACCGATCCCGAGGAGAAGCGCAAGATCATCGGCCGGGAGTTCATCCGGTCCTTCGAGGACGCGGTGCGCCAGATCGTCGACGAGCAGGGCGCGGCCGAGGGCAAGCAGCCCGAGGTGGAATTCCTGGTGCAGGGCACGCTCTACCCGGATGTGGTGGAGTCCGGCGGCGGCACCGGCACCGCGAACATCAAGTCCCACCACAATGTCGGCGGCCTGCCGGAGGACCTGGAGTTCGAGCTGGTCGAGCCGCTGCGGTTGCTGTTCAAGGACGAGGTGCGCGCGGTGGGCCGCGAGCTCGGCCTGCCCGAGGAGATCGTGGCCAGGCAGCCGTTCCCCGGGCCGGGGCTGGCGATCCGCATCATCGGCGAGGTCACCGCGGACCGGCTGGCGACGCTGCGGCAGGCCGACGCGATCGCCCGCGAGGAGCTGACCGCGGCCGGGCTGGACCGGCAGATCTGGCAGTGCCCGGTGGTGTTGCTGGCCGACGTGCGCAGTGTCGGGGTGCAGGGCGACGGCCGCACCTACGGTCATCCCATCGTGCTGCGTCCGGTGTCCAGCGAGGACGCGATGACCGCGGATTGGACCCGGCTGCCCTACGAGGTGCTCGAGCGGATCTCGACCCGGATCACCAACGAGGTCGCCGAGGTCAACCGCGTGGTGCTGGATGTGACGAGCAAGCCGCCGGGGACCATCGAGTGGGAGTGA
- a CDS encoding GuaB3 family IMP dehydrogenase-related protein, translating into MRDMVEIGMGRTARRTYELDDVDIVPSRRTRSSKQVSLAWQLDAYRFEIPLVAHPTDALVSPRSAVELGRLGGLGVINGEGLWARHADVETKIEQLTELAAQGRFDRAVALLQQLHAAPMQPDLLAAAVAEVRAAGVTVAVRVSPQNARTLTPALLQAGIDLLVVHGTIISAEHVGDGEPLNLKTFIAELDVPVVAGGVSDHRTALHLMRTGAAGVIVGYGSYPGATTTGEVLGIGVPMATAIADAAAARRDYLDETGGRYVHVIADGDIATSGQLAKAIACGADAAMLGVPLAVAAEAPGRGWYWPSAAAHPSVPRGSLLQVGDGWDLGAEDEADEAARPPLERVLFGPSDDPFGSLNLVGGLRRSMAKAGYSDLKEFQKVGLSVRA; encoded by the coding sequence GTGCGCGACATGGTCGAGATCGGCATGGGCCGGACCGCCCGGCGTACCTACGAGCTGGACGATGTCGACATCGTTCCGTCGCGGCGTACCCGCTCGTCGAAGCAGGTGTCGTTGGCATGGCAGCTGGACGCGTACCGCTTCGAGATCCCGCTGGTGGCGCATCCGACCGATGCGCTGGTTTCGCCGCGGTCGGCGGTGGAGCTGGGTCGTCTCGGTGGGCTCGGGGTGATCAACGGCGAGGGCCTGTGGGCCAGGCACGCCGATGTCGAGACCAAGATCGAGCAGCTGACCGAGCTGGCGGCGCAGGGCAGGTTCGACCGGGCGGTGGCGTTGCTGCAGCAGTTGCACGCCGCGCCGATGCAGCCGGATCTGCTGGCGGCGGCCGTCGCCGAGGTGCGCGCGGCCGGGGTGACGGTGGCGGTGCGGGTGAGCCCGCAGAACGCTCGGACACTGACGCCCGCGCTGTTGCAGGCGGGCATCGATCTGCTGGTGGTGCACGGCACGATCATCTCGGCCGAGCATGTCGGCGACGGTGAGCCGCTGAACCTGAAGACCTTCATCGCCGAGCTGGATGTGCCGGTGGTGGCGGGCGGGGTGAGCGATCACCGCACCGCCCTGCACCTGATGCGCACCGGTGCGGCGGGCGTGATCGTGGGCTACGGCTCGTACCCGGGCGCGACGACGACGGGTGAGGTGCTCGGTATCGGGGTGCCGATGGCGACGGCGATCGCGGACGCGGCGGCGGCGCGGCGGGACTACCTGGACGAGACGGGCGGTCGTTACGTGCATGTCATCGCCGACGGCGACATCGCGACGTCGGGTCAGCTGGCGAAGGCGATCGCCTGCGGTGCGGACGCGGCGATGCTGGGGGTGCCGCTGGCGGTGGCGGCCGAGGCGCCCGGCCGCGGCTGGTACTGGCCGTCGGCGGCCGCGCATCCCTCGGTGCCGCGCGGTTCGCTGTTGCAGGTGGGTGACGGTTGGGATCTCGGTGCCGAGGACGAGGCGGACGAGGCCGCGCGGCCGCCGCTGGAGCGGGTGCTCTTCGGCCCGTCCGACGATCCGTTCGGTTCGCTGAACCTGGTCGGCGGGCTGCGGCGCTCGATGGCGAAGGCGGGTTACTCGGATCTGAAGGAGTTCCAGAAGGTCGGCTTGAGCGTGCGGGCGTGA